The Pygocentrus nattereri isolate fPygNat1 chromosome 2, fPygNat1.pri, whole genome shotgun sequence genome has a window encoding:
- the LOC108437090 gene encoding synaptopodin-2-like isoform X1 encodes MGAGEHAWITGWGFGLQHSGTQPNCTLRVDQVEEGSHASLAGLRVDDEIVSINREPSSSLSLSEAIALIKGSTDGLQLVVKRCCFQGGFQTVSTTLRIPAPYRPQGPKELCISDSQDEAFYGQTCSEAESPRQTPTVRTQVCIPAPKDRIGANTKSSGGGGTRLEIPPGSVVELQLSLSKTTLEDKGYTSLGSALGVEGDFCHKKNNEDDDTTTSPPGCTLYIPLHERQPLSQRGVLISGSSALHGQVEVTTQPLGRGPRRERVGSGETEAKASERGDYGEGEGGRTEKAPTEEAPTSSSVSFGIQSEEGDSESERELNKPNKHRPRHARLRRSESLSEKQVKEAKSKCKRIALLLTAAAPNPNNKGVLMFKKHRQRAKQYTLVSYGTGENEPEFEAEEDEEDNKETHAVEFTVLATSETELDEDFFTNPPGHKSIVTFDWDTGLLEIERKLHKPEDMNALPETKGKGALMFAQRRQRMDEIVAEHEDMRSKGIPVEAVQEEEKHYQQVEPRTYMPATESQNYMDVNVHQQQQYQQYQEQYYQQQQQQQYQEYQQQLQYQQQQQHYQQQQEYQQQQYQQQQEYQQRHYQEQQEYEQQQQYQQYQQQQQQMQQYSHQMNGMSSQQTNVMQSSIMNRSAKPFSVQNTEAATFSPTSQEQPCYSVGQGEQIASRDERISVPAIKTGILQDNRMRNKAKPMFTFKETPKVSPNPELLNLLNRGDKKAGFESGPEEDYLSLGAEACNFLQSPKVKHKIPPPVAPKPHINPASPPWSPQPEIASQQFPQHAENNIPATAEAPGPEADPVPEMESSAIPKQEPSPTPAAELQEAPAQPLSQEHQEALNTWGPSEQQMLPDQQQETWNENQSQQHINNAQLVQPSPQVQAKSELPVSSWAPSPTQAHQQPPVSAWGPTEVQSQTLAQTQSHMQQPTWVTQPQVQVQPPTSIQTQSQPEPPWVTQSPPQTQSQPQPQPQPKPQPQSQPQPQMNSWATAPTQSPPQPPWAQSQASVQPSVGTWPQDLNQTQAQPPWVQQQQESQPLPSWTTPQQHPQPPWAQPQSQPQHQPPWVTQTQQQALPQQPVNAWTQPQSPVQAQPPWAQQAQPPLQPSSQVQQSQGPWASVPTQSQPQPPWPQQPQEHPQQMMNSWAPEQNQVQPPWSQSQPPAQAPPPWVHQPQQEAPPPHSQSQTVVSTWGPRPQQGPVSTTAPTETQKLNQSAKPWSPPQTTQPPLQRMGSYTFGTKVPSPTPTSSTMSPSGMGSAFEMPALRGKGAELFAKRQSRMEKYVVDSDTVQANKARPSSPSPSLPTTWKYSPNCRAPPPLAYNPLQSPSYPPGAIKQPPSSSPSIKSKNKGKETEKPAPKPLHVLDVMKHQPYQLNSSLFTYGPAAEKLAAEREAAEKLAAQKAAEAQAQAQAQAQAQAYVQVAGPPNQNGHLRYDQAPAPYDFIPQQPQQPHQQYGMSGPPSAIHDGPYHHAPPNSYQPPPNAYQQVPYQQMYNPQPVYQQPPSNPYQQAPSPPYQQPPPYQTGPNPAYPAALAPSYQQVQSSYVVPSFPVTARADSASGSSILTAPKPKFSAKKSAAQVWKPSAVESVEK; translated from the exons ATGGGCGCGGGGGAACACGCGTGGATAACGGGCTGGGGCTTTGGGCTCCAGCACAGCGGCACTCAGCCTAACTGTACCCTCAGGGTGGATCAG GTTGAAGAAGGTAGCCATGCGTCCTTGGCTGGTTTGCGCGTGGATGATGAGATAGTGTCAATCAACAGAGAGCCGTCTTCCAGCCTTAGCCTTTCAGAGGCTATTGCTCTCATCAAAGGCTCCACTGATGGTCTGCAGCTAGTGGTAAAAAG ATGCTGTTTTCAGGGGGGCTTTCAGACAGTTAGCACCACTCTGCGGATCCCAGCTCCATATAGACCTCAGGGTCCAAAGGAACTCTGCATCTCTGATTCACAAGATGAGGCATTCTATGGGCAGACATGTAGTGAAGCTGAAAGCCCTAGACAGACCCCTACAGTCCGCACCCAGGTTTGCATTCCAGCTCCAAAGGACAGAATTGGAGCAAACACTAAAAGCTCTGGAGGTGGAGGAACCAGGTTGGAGATCCCTCCAGGATCTGTGGTAGAGTTGCAGCTGTCGCTGTCTAAGACCACCCTGGAAGACAAAGGATATACCTCATTGGGCAGCGCTCTTGGAGTTGAAGGAGACTTCTgccacaagaaaaacaatgaagatGATGACACTACCACCAGCCCACCAGGCTGCACCTTGTACATCCCCCTCCATGAGAGACAGCCTTTGAGTCAGCGAGGGGTGCTCATCAGTGGTTCATCTGCTTTGCATGGACAGGTGGAGGTGACCACACAGCCATTAGGGAGGGGCCCCAGAAGAGAAAGGGTGGGATCTGGTGAGACTGAAGCAAAGGCCAGTGAGCGAGGGGATTATGGTGAGGGAGAAGGAGGGCGCACTGAGAAAGCCCCCACTGAGGAAGCCCCCAcctcctcctctgtctcctTTGGAATTCAGTCAGAAGAGGGGGACTCTGAGTCGGAGAGGGAGCTCAACAAGCCCAACAAGCACCGGCCAAGGCACGCCA GGCTCCGGCGTAGCGAGAGCCTGTCTGAAAAGCAGGTGAAGGAGGCCAAATCTAAATGTAAGCGCATTGCTCTGCTCCTCACTGCTGCTGCCCCCAACCCCAATAATAAGGGGGTGTTGATGTTCAAGAAGCATAGACAGAGGGCCAAGCAGTACACACTTGTAAGCTACGGAACTGGAGAGAACGAACCAGAGTTTGAGGCTGAGGAGGACGAAGAAGACAACAAGGAAACACATGCTGTTGAGTTCACAGTTCTAGCCACCAGTGAAACTGAACTTGATGAGGATTTTTTCACAAATCCCCCAGGCCACAAGAGCATTGTGACCTTTGACTGGGACACTGGACTGCTTGAGATAGAGCGCAAGCTTCACAAACCAGAAGACATGAATGCACTCCCTGAAACCAAGGGCAAAGGAGCCCTGATGTTTGCTCAGCGCAGGCAGCGAATGGATGAAATTGTGGCTGAGCATGAAGACATGAGAAGTAAGGGGATCCCTGTCGAAGCAGTACAGGAGGAAGAGAAGCATTACCAACAGGTAGAACCACGCACTTATATGCCAGCTACTGAGAGTCAGAATTATATGGATGTCAATGTGCACCAGCAACAACAGTACCAGCAATACCAAGAACAATATTatcagcagcaacagcagcaacaatatCAAGAATATCAGCAGCAGTTACAGTAccagcaacagcaacagcattACCAGCAGCAGCAAGAGtaccaacaacagcaatacCAACAACAGCAAGAGTACCAGCAACGGCATTACCAGGAACAGCAAGAATATGAGCAACAGCAACAGTATCAACAgtaccaacaacaacaacagcagatgCAACAGTATTCGCATCAAATGAATGGTATGTCCAGTCAACAAACCAATGTAATGCAGTCATCAATCATGAATAGAAGTGCCAAGCCATTCTCTGTGCAGAATACGGAAGCAGCCACATTTTCCCCAACAAGTCAAGAGCAGCCTTGCTATTCAGTTGGACAGGGTGAACAAATTGCTTCCCGAGATGAGCGAATATCTGTACCTGCAATCAAGACAGGGATCTTGCAAGATAACAGGATGAGGAACAAAGCTAAGCCAATGTTCACTTTTAAAGAGACTCCCAAAGTTTCCCCAAATCCAGAGCTGCTAAATCTCCTTAACAGGGGTGACAAGAAGGCCGGTTTTGAATCAGGCCCAGAAGAAGATTACTTAAGTTTGGGGGCAGAAGCCTGCAACTTTTTGCAGTCTCCTAAAGTAAAGCACAAAATCCCACCACCCGTAGCTCCCAAGCCACACATAAACCCAGCCTCtccaccatggtcaccacaaCCAGAAATCGCAAGCCAGCAGTTCCCTCAGCATGCTGAAAATAACATCCCAGCAACTGCTGAGGCTCCTGGGCCTGAAGCCGACCCTGTCCCTGAAATGGAGTCCTCAGCCATACCAAAGCAAGAACCCTCCCCCACACCTGCTGCTGAATTACAGGAAGCTCCTGCTCAGCCCCTGTCACAGGAGCATCAAGAAGCACTCAATACATGGGGTCCATCTGAGCAACAAATGCTACCAGATCAACAACAAGAAACTTGGAATGAGAATCAATCCCAGCAGCACATAAATAATGCTCAGCTTGTCCAACCATCACCTCAAGTACAAGCAAAGTCAGAACTACCCGTCAGCTCTTGGGCTCCATCTCCAACTCAGGCTCATCAGCAGCCACCAGTGAGTGCTTGGGGTCCAACTGAGGTTCAGTCACAAACCCTTGCACAGACTCAATCACACATGCAGCAGCCTACTTGGGTAACACAACCCCAAGTCCAAGTGCAACCACCTACATCTATTCAAACTCAGTCACAGCCCGAGCCTCCTTGGGTGACACAAAGTCCACCCCAAACACAGTCTCAGCCCCAACCTCAACCCCAACCTAAACCCCAACCTCAATCTCAACCCCAACCACAAATGAATTCATGGGCAACAGCTCCCACTCAGTCACCACCTCAGCCCCCATGGGCCCAATCTCAAGCATCAGTACAGCCATCTGTTGGTACCTGGCCTCAAGATCTAAATCAGACCCAAGCTCAGCCACCCTGGGTGCAACAACAACAGGAATCTCAACCATTACCATCATGGACAACCCCTCAACAGCATCCCCAGCCTCCTTGGGCCCAACCTCAGAGCCAGCCACAGCACCAACCACCTTGGGTCACTCAGACCCAACAGCAAGCACTGCCACAGCAACCTGTAAATGCATGGACCCAACCTCAGAGTCCAGTTCAGGCACAGCCTCCATGGGCTCAGCAGGCTCAACCACCACTACAGCCTTCATCACAAGTTCAACAATCCCAAGGTCCTTGGGCCTCTGTGCCTACCCAGTCGCAACCACAACCACCATGGCCCCAACAACCTCAAGAGCATCCACAGCAAATGATGAACTCGTGGGCACCAGAGCAGAATCAAGTACAACCACCCTGGAGTCAGTCACAGCCTCCAGCTCAGGCACCACCTCCATGGGTCCATCAACCTCAgcaagaggcaccaccaccacattcacAGAGTCAAACAGTTGTAAGTACATGGGGACCACGGCCCCAGCAAGGACCAGTCAGTACCACAGCACCTACTGAAACTCAGAAGCTAAATCAGTCTGCCAAACCATGGAGTCCACCTCAGACCACTCAGCCCCCTCTACAACGAATGGGCTCATACACATTTGGAACAAAGGTTCCATCACCCACTCCGACAAGTAGTACAATGTCTCCCTCTGGAATGGGATCAGCTTTCGAGATGCCGGCCTTGCGAGGGAAAGGAGCTGAACTTTTTGCTAAGAGGCAATCCAGAATGGAAAAGTATGTGGTGGATTCTGACACAGTGCAGGCAAACAAGGCAAGACCTTCTTCACCTTCTCCTTCTTTGCCAACCACATGGAAATATTCACCTAATTGTCGCGCTCCCCCACCATTAGCATACAATCCACTTCAGTCACCCTCATATCCACCAGGTGCTATCAAACAGCCtccatcttctagtccttctaTAAAGAGTAAAAATAAGggcaaagaaacagagaaacctGCTCCCAAACCCCTTCATGTTCTGGATGTCATGAAGCATCAACCCTACCAGTTAAATTCCTCCCTTTTTACTTATGGGCCAGCAGCAGAGAAACTTGCTGCAGAAAGGGAGGCAGCTGAAAAGCTTGCTGCTCAGAAAGCAGCAGAAGCCCAAGCTCAAGCTCAAGCTCAGGCTCAGGCTCAGGCTTATGTCCAAGTTGCTGGTCCGCCAAACCAAAATGGGCATTTGAGATATGATCAAGCTCCTGCCCCCTATGATTTTATTCCACAGCAGCCCCAGCAACCCCACCAGCAATATGGGATGTCTGGTCCCCCATCTGCTATTCATGATGGCCCTTATCACCATGCTCCTCCTAACAGCTACCAGCCTCCCCCTAATGCTTATCAACAAGTTCCCTATCAACAAATGTATAACCCCCAGCCTGTTTACCAGCAACCTCCTTCAAATCCTTACCAGCAGGCCCCAAGTCCTCCTTACCAGCAACCTCCTCCATATCAAACTGGCCCTAACCCAGCCTATCCAGCTGCCCTAGCGCCAAGCTATCAACAAGTGCAAAGCTCCTATGTGGTACCTTCTTTTCCTGTCACAGCTAGAGCAGATTCTGCCTCAGGAAGTAGCATCCTTACTGCTCCAAAACCAAAGTTCTCAGCCAAAAAAAGTGCTGCACAGGTTTGGAAGCCTAGTGCTGTTGAAAGTGTTGAAAAGTaa